From Corynebacterium aquatimens:
GCTTTGGGTTCAGCCTGAATCATTTCACGCGATGGGTACCCAAGCTGGAGCTCTTTGACGCGGAGAATTTCCGCATCGATCTTGACCCCCAGAAGCAACACGATGTTCATCACCCACAGGACAACCACAACAGCGAGGAACGTACCAAAGGCACCATACGCACTGCGAATGCCGAAAGTGGAAATGTAGAAACCGAAAATCCACCACATCGCGATGATCACGACGAGCGCGAAAGCAGCACCGATGGTAAGCACCCGGTAACGTCCCGGGCGCACATTGGGCGCGAAGTAGTACAGGCACGACACCAACGACACCACGGCTATCGCGCCGACGGGGAAACGAACCCACTCCCACACCGGAAGGAACGCGTTGGTGAGATATTCCAGAAGGTCTTCGAGATTCAGAGGCTTAGCGACGGGCCGCAGCACCATCTCAATGACGTTTTCACGCAGCACTGCCGACGCTAAGATCACCACCCCGCCGACCACCATGAGGAGGGTGATTCCCCACATGGTGAGCCACGTGCGTACGAGGCCACGGCCCTCCATTCGCCCATAAATCGCATTCGCACTGCGCGCGAAACTGCGGACGTACGCAGACGCCGACCACAATGAAATAGCAATGGAAATGATCAGGGCAATCGTCGACTGTGACGGTGTACCAGCAACAGTCATGAACAGACTGAACGCCTGGTCTTGGAGCGGTTCCGGGACCCACCGGGCAATGGCATCGAGGACGCTGACCTGGACCCGCGCGCTATCGCGCGGAAGAAGCAACGTGACCAACGAGTAGAACGCCAGCAGCACCGGGGCGAAAGCCGTGAAGGTGAAATACGTCAGTGTTGCACCACGGTCCGTGATCGCCGTTGGCCCGAAATCCGCAATCGTGCGCGCGATCACGAGCTTCCACCCGTTCCAGCTAACGCGGTTCGAGCGCTCAAACGGATTACCGCCGATGTCCTTCGGCGTTGCTACCCCGATCTCACCGGGGCCGTACGGCTGCACCATTGCTGCTGCATGAGAGACCCTTTGGA
This genomic window contains:
- a CDS encoding YihY/virulence factor BrkB family protein yields the protein MADHVEREDEELQRVSHAAAMVQPYGPGEIGVATPKDIGGNPFERSNRVSWNGWKLVIARTIADFGPTAITDRGATLTYFTFTAFAPVLLAFYSLVTLLLPRDSARVQVSVLDAIARWVPEPLQDQAFSLFMTVAGTPSQSTIALIISIAISLWSASAYVRSFARSANAIYGRMEGRGLVRTWLTMWGITLLMVVGGVVILASAVLRENVIEMVLRPVAKPLNLEDLLEYLTNAFLPVWEWVRFPVGAIAVVSLVSCLYYFAPNVRPGRYRVLTIGAAFALVVIIAMWWIFGFYISTFGIRSAYGAFGTFLAVVVVLWVMNIVLLLGVKIDAEILRVKELQLGYPSREMIQAEPKAHDAVLFQRKVRRYIYKLTDRVVSGEKTSGEPIDSSA